The Gammaproteobacteria bacterium genomic sequence AAAATCTCGCCTATAAAACTGAGCAAACTTACTGCTTTTGGATCAAGCGCTATATCTTTTTTCACCATAGGCAGAACCCACAAGAACTGACACCACAACATGTGGAACAGTTTTTGCATTCTTTGGCTGTGGTTGATAACGTGAGTGTGGGCACACAAAAGATCGCATTAAATGCTTTGGCATTTTTATACAACCAGTTTCTAAAGCAGCCGCTGGGTCAAATTCATATAACCAAAGCAAAAGTGCACAAAAGAATTCCTACGGTATTCTCACACAAGGAAGCCATTGCCATAATTCAGGCTTTAACAGACCCTTGGAAACTATTGGCGAACTTGATGTATGGCTCTGGACTACGTACCAGTGAAGCCATCAAACTCCGCGTAAAAGATCTGGATTTTGATAACCAGATCATTTTGATTCGCTCGGGAAAAGGCGATAAAGATCGACGCAGTATATTACCCGATTCACTCTACCCTGAGCTCAAACAACAGATCAATCTGGTTATTAAAGTGCATCATAAAGACCTGCACGACGGATATGGGTCAGTTTATATGCCAAAAGCATTAAACCGAAAATACAAAAACGGTGCAAAAGAACTGGCATGGCAATATTTGTTTCCTTCAGAGAGCCTATCGCGTGACCCTCGCAGTGGAATTATTAGAAGACACCATGTCCATGAACGCTCTCTCCAACGTAACGTTAAAAAAGCCATTCAGGCGGCTCATGTCACAAAGCACGCCAGTTGCCACACTTTTCGTCACAGCTTTGCTACAAGACTATTGGAACAAGGGAACG encodes the following:
- a CDS encoding integron integrase; this encodes MDNVRHVLPKTPSKFMHRLRAFIRAKNLAYKTEQTYCFWIKRYIFFHHRQNPQELTPQHVEQFLHSLAVVDNVSVGTQKIALNALAFLYNQFLKQPLGQIHITKAKVHKRIPTVFSHKEAIAIIQALTDPWKLLANLMYGSGLRTSEAIKLRVKDLDFDNQIILIRSGKGDKDRRSILPDSLYPELKQQINLVIKVHHKDLHDGYGSVYMPKALNRKYKNGAKELAWQYLFPSESLSRDPRSGIIRRHHVHERSLQRNVKKAIQAAHVTKHASCHTFRHSFATRLLEQGNDIRTVQELLGHADVKTTEIYTHVLHKGVLGVKSPVDSL